One stretch of Hevea brasiliensis isolate MT/VB/25A 57/8 chromosome 12, ASM3005281v1, whole genome shotgun sequence DNA includes these proteins:
- the LOC131171167 gene encoding disease resistance protein RPV1-like: MVGSFYDVFLSFRGIETRHSFTCHLYAALCRKNITTFKDDILERGEGISPALMKAIEESKISVVIFSENYASSRWCLDELVKIIDCEKKLGRKVLPIFYRVNPSDVRKQTGKFGEAFGKVKENSKHSLDVVEKWRTALMEAANLFGWVSSDYR, encoded by the coding sequence ATTGAAACTCGTCACAGTTTTACTTGTCATCTTTATGCTGCCCTCTGTCGGAAAAATATTACAACATTCAAAGACGATATTCTTGAAAGAGGAGAAGGGATCTCGCCAGCCCTCATGAAAGCGATTGAAGAATCCAAGATTTCTGTAGTAATTTTCTCAGAAAATTATGCATCCTCTCGGTGGTGCCTAGATGAACTAGTGAAGATAATTGACTGCGAGAAAAAATTAGGGCGAAAGGTTTTACCCATTTTCTACCGTGTAAATCCTTCCGATGTTAGAAAACAGACTGGGAAATTTGGAGAAGCATTTGGGAAAGTCAAAGAAAATTCAAAGCACAGCTTAGACGTTGTGGAGAAGTGGCGCACTGCTTTGATGGAAGCAGCCAATCTATTTGGATGGGTTTCCAGCGACTACAGGTAA